The DNA region CTTCGTTTGACGCGACTTTGCCGCTCCCTCGACTTTTGCTCCTCTTTACTCCTCCGTTTCTCTCTCGCCCACCAGTAGCCTCCTGGTCACCCAACATCCCTCATGTCCGCCTCATACTCACCCCAAAAAAATCCTCAGCACCAGCAACTTTCGTCCGAGCCGCCCCACGCCAGCTCCTCTGCTTGGAGCGGTAATCTCGGCGAAGATCCGGTCTTCATAGGCATAGTATCCGCTGTGGGAGCAAGTGCCTTTACACTTTTAGGTGTTATGGGCTACCGGAGGTATTGGAGACGTATCAAGAATGCCGACTACGTAACGAGCGAGCTTTTAAGACGGAAAACCTGGGTCAAGGGTATTGTGACGAGGTTTGTCGCCTTGTTTAATCTCATCTGCGCTATCACTGATGTGAACTATGTGTAGCGTCGGAGATGGAGGCAAGTTTCTTTATAGCTGGACATCAGTCACGTTTCTGATGAGCTTCTCTCTACAGATAATTTGCGGCTATATCATACGCCGGGGCCCTTCTTTCAATATCCATTGAAGATCCGTTCTGTACCTACAACTCAAAAGGGTAGGTGCCCGCTATTGATCTTCCCATAATGGAGTTTGATATCAATTTTAGGGCTGAGAAACGAAACCATCAGTATCCGTATAGCTGGCGTAGATGCTCCCGAAAACGCCCACTTCGGTAACCCCGCACAGCCCCATGCTAGAGAATCTCTCGAGTGGTTAAGAGCTACCATCTTGGGCAAGCGCATGCGTTGCCAGCTTTTGGCTAAAGATCAGTATAACAGAATCGTCAGTAGCCGTTTCTGAACCATTTGAAAAAGGCGCAGCTGACTTTATGGACAAAGGTCGCTGTGCCGTATATCTCCCGAAGGTTTTGGTGGGATAGGCCTTTGCCTCTTATGATGTTAAGGGAAGGCATGGCTGTGGTATACAAAGCAGGAGGAGCTGATTATGGTCCATGGGGTCTCGATGAAATGTTGAAAGTAGAGGCAGAAGCCAGGTTAGTTATATGAGACTCCAGTGGGACAGTGCGGCACAAATGATCAATCAGCTCATCGTATATCCAGAAACGCAAAGAGGGGTTTATGGGCACTAAAGAAATTCGAAAGTCCGGGGGATTTCAAAGCCCGCATGAAGCTAAAAAGTGATGTCTCTGAAGAACGGCCTGAAGGGAAATTGCCCTCAGGCTGGATAGCACTGGTGAAGAGACTGATGGGTCGCACTTGATAACTGGGGCCTAAATCTGTAGATAATAATGATGCCGGCATTTTTTTAAC from Cryptococcus neoformans var. neoformans B-3501A chromosome 4, whole genome shotgun sequence includes:
- a CDS encoding hypothetical protein (HMMPfam hit to SNase, Staphylococcal nuclease homologue, score: 100.2, E(): 5.1e-27), with product MSASYSPQKNPQHQQLSSEPPHASSSAWSGNLGEDPVFIGIVSAVGASAFTLLGVMGYRRYWRRIKNADYVTSELLRRKTWVKGIVTSVGDGDNLRLYHTPGPFFQYPLKIRSVPTTQKGLRNETISIRIAGVDAPENAHFGNPAQPHARESLEWLRATILGKRMRCQLLAKDQYNRIVAVPYISRRFWWDRPLPLMMLREGMAVVYKAGGADYGPWGLDEMLKVEAEARNAKRGLWALKKFESPGDFKARMKLKSDVSEERPEGKLPSGWIALVKRLMGRT